Below is a genomic region from Dechloromonas denitrificans.
GGCACGCTGTCCGGCAACCCGATCGCCACTGCAGCCGGCCTGGCAACGCTCAAACTGATTCAGGAAAACGGCTTTTACGAAGCGTTGACCGCGAAAACCAAGGCCCTGTGCGACGGCCTGGTCGGCGCAGCGAAAAAGCATGGCATCGCCTTTGCCGCCCAGAATGTCGGCGGCATGTTCGGCCTCTATTTTGCCGAGCAGTGCCCGGGCACCTACGACGAAGTCCTGGCTTGCGACAAGGAAGCCTTCAACCGCTTCTTCCACGCCATGCTCGATGCCGGCCATTACTTTGCGCCGTCGGCCTTCGAAGCCGGTTTCGTCTCGGCCGCGCACAGCGAAGCCGACATTGCCGCCACGATTGCAGCCGCCGACGCCTGGTTCGCCACGCAAAAATGAGCCCGACCCAAGCCTGGCTCATTCTTTTCATCGCCGGCCTGTGCGAAGTCGGCTGGGCGGTCGGTTTGAAATATACCGAGGGATTCAGCCGGCTCTGGCCTTCGGCGGCGACCGTGCTGGCGATGGTCGCCAGTGTCGTGCTGCTCAGCTGGTCGTTAAAGGTTTTGCCGCTTGGTACGGCCTATGCGATCTGGACCGGCATCGGCGCGGTCGGCACGGCGATTCTGGGTATCTATCTGTTCGGCGAGTCACGGGAAGCGGCGCGGCTGGCCAGTATCGGCCTGATTGTGGCCGGCATTGTCGGGCTCAAGCTGCTGACGCCGGACTCACATTAGGAACAGCGTCGCCAGACCGAGAAAGATGAAGAAACCGCCCGAGTCGGTCAGGGCGGTAATCATCACCGACCCGCCAATGGCCGGGTCGGCACCGAATTTCTGACGCAGCAAGGGGATACCCACCCCGGCGGACGCAGCCAGCAGCAGATTCAGCGTCATCGCTGCGGTCATCACCAGACCCAGCTTGAAGCTGCCGTACAGCCACCAGGCTGAAATCCCCAGCAAGCCGCCCCAGATCAGGCCATTGATCGTCGCCACGCCGAGCTCCTTGCGCAGCAGGCGACGCATCGCATCCGGCTGAACCTGGCCCATGGCAATCGCCCGGACGATCATCGTGATCGTCTGGTTGCCCGAGTTGCCGCCGATCCCGGCAACAATCGGCATCAGTGCAGCCAGTGCCACGAGCTTTTCGATCGAATCTTCAAAAGCGCCAATAACGCGCGAGGCGATAAAGGCGGTGACCAGATTGATCGCCAGCCAGGCCCAGCGATTTTTCACCGAGTCCCACACCGAGGCAAAGATATCTTCTTCT
It encodes:
- the sugE gene encoding quaternary ammonium compound efflux SMR transporter SugE codes for the protein MSPTQAWLILFIAGLCEVGWAVGLKYTEGFSRLWPSAATVLAMVASVVLLSWSLKVLPLGTAYAIWTGIGAVGTAILGIYLFGESREAARLASIGLIVAGIVGLKLLTPDSH